One window of Paludibacter propionicigenes WB4 genomic DNA carries:
- a CDS encoding TPM domain-containing protein yields the protein MKKLLVIFLCTLSGLSFATDYTVQSIPNPKVTDKHAFVSNPDGILKSETVQQVNAYLDALQSETGAEVTIVAVNSIGSNEIKPFATDLFKAWGVGQTKRDNGLLVLFVMDQRKITFETGYGLEGILPDAICLRIQAQSITPEFKKGNYDAGILAGVERIGSIIRKEPIPEAPKEEPIAWNEILPIAIGVYLVIALLTWILIGNAIAKVRNNPKLPSNIARYKAIKTQKSGIISMISIIVPVVGFIGILLLSTHPILILLLIPIPLTTIPANIYGRLMMIKIRRAPIPCNVCDGQMHILSEKQEDAHLKLAQQFEEKLHAIDYDVFVCDKCANEAIFSLDKPSAYSECPKCGTKAFILSDKRTIVAPTYISSGTERTTYRCKFCGYEENDNHNIPRLSRTDGAIVGGAIAGGLFSGRGGFGGGDFGGGGGGSFGGGMSGGGGATSGW from the coding sequence ATGAAAAAGCTACTTGTTATCTTTCTGTGTACTCTTTCCGGATTATCTTTTGCAACAGATTATACCGTCCAGAGCATTCCCAATCCTAAAGTTACCGACAAGCACGCCTTTGTAAGTAATCCAGATGGAATATTAAAAAGCGAAACAGTTCAACAGGTTAATGCCTATTTGGACGCACTACAATCCGAAACTGGAGCCGAGGTTACGATTGTAGCTGTAAATTCTATAGGTAGCAATGAAATAAAACCCTTCGCCACAGACCTGTTTAAGGCTTGGGGAGTAGGTCAGACAAAACGCGATAATGGTTTGCTTGTTTTATTTGTTATGGATCAACGAAAAATCACCTTTGAGACTGGCTACGGTCTGGAAGGTATTCTGCCTGATGCTATTTGTCTGCGTATACAAGCCCAATCGATAACTCCCGAATTTAAAAAAGGCAATTATGATGCTGGAATATTGGCCGGCGTAGAACGTATTGGGAGTATCATCCGCAAAGAGCCGATACCCGAAGCACCTAAAGAAGAACCGATAGCATGGAACGAGATATTACCGATAGCAATCGGAGTATATTTAGTCATAGCACTACTGACTTGGATATTAATCGGAAATGCCATTGCTAAAGTAAGAAACAATCCAAAACTCCCCAGCAATATTGCCCGATACAAGGCTATAAAAACGCAAAAATCAGGTATCATTAGTATGATTTCCATCATCGTACCTGTTGTTGGATTTATCGGCATCTTGTTGCTTTCAACGCATCCGATATTGATTCTGTTACTTATCCCCATACCATTAACAACCATTCCGGCAAATATCTACGGACGATTAATGATGATTAAGATTCGCAGAGCGCCAATTCCGTGTAACGTATGTGATGGACAAATGCATATTCTATCTGAAAAGCAAGAAGATGCACACCTTAAACTGGCACAGCAATTTGAAGAGAAACTACATGCTATCGATTACGATGTTTTTGTCTGTGATAAATGTGCCAATGAAGCTATTTTCTCGCTGGATAAACCCAGTGCTTATTCAGAATGCCCTAAATGTGGTACAAAAGCTTTTATTTTGTCCGATAAACGAACAATTGTAGCTCCAACTTATATTAGCAGCGGAACAGAAAGAACCACTTACCGTTGTAAGTTTTGCGGTTACGAAGAAAATGATAATCATAACATTCCAAGGTTAAGCCGTACCGATGGAGCCATAGTAGGAGGTGCCATTGCAGGTGGTCTCTTTAGTGGACGCGGAGGTTTTGGTGGAGGAGACTTCGGAGGTGGTGGCGGAGGAAGTTTTGGCGGAGGTATGTCAGGTGGTGGTGGAGCCACAAGCGGTTGGTAG
- a CDS encoding FKBP-type peptidyl-prolyl cis-trans isomerase, translated as MKRISIGFLLTFMLLVILSACKNDEWVDWKISNDQWLTKFVEAHKKDSNFYTTSSGLSYQIINKGWEGNRHPNISDYVVVQYKGSIINGSVFEKVGGGDSTATIRLASTVPGWQEGLPKIHNGGRIKLYIPSALGYGTNSSNPSIPPNSVLIFDITLVDSY; from the coding sequence ATGAAACGTATTTCTATCGGCTTCTTACTTACTTTTATGCTTCTAGTCATCTTATCGGCTTGTAAAAATGACGAATGGGTCGATTGGAAAATATCAAACGACCAATGGCTAACAAAATTTGTTGAAGCTCACAAGAAAGATTCCAACTTTTACACCACCAGTAGCGGATTGAGTTACCAAATCATCAACAAAGGTTGGGAGGGAAATCGTCACCCCAATATAAGTGATTATGTGGTAGTTCAGTACAAAGGATCGATAATTAATGGATCTGTTTTCGAAAAAGTAGGTGGTGGAGATAGTACTGCAACTATTAGATTGGCTAGCACTGTGCCGGGTTGGCAGGAAGGTTTACCGAAAATACACAACGGAGGTCGTATAAAATTATATATACCTAGTGCACTTGGTTATGGAACAAACTCCAGTAACCCAAGCATTCCGCCCAATTCAGTTTTAATTTTTGACATTACTTTGGTAGATTCATACTAA
- a CDS encoding aldo/keto reductase, with protein MSKNNYEPAVDRYLNSVGYEYCGKSGLKLPRISLGLWHNFGDVDDAAEAQKMIQFAFDHGITHFDLANNYGTPYGSAERNFGRILKDQLSAYRDEMIISTKAGHEMWPGPYGDWGSRKYLIASLNQSLQRLQLDYVDIFYSHRYDPNTPLEETMGALSDVVKQGKALYVGISKYPTDKAREAYRILRENGTPCLINQDKYNIFTRHIEDNVLPLAQENGVGVIAFSPLSQGMLSDKYLQGIPENSRAAHSYGFLQKQQLTPEVIEKIKQLNEIAASRGQSLAQMALAWCFHKPEITSVIVGTSSVKQLQDNIDSLRNTSFTDDELWRIGELG; from the coding sequence ATGTCCAAAAATAATTATGAACCGGCTGTAGATCGCTACTTAAATTCAGTAGGCTACGAATATTGCGGGAAAAGCGGACTGAAGTTGCCGCGGATTTCACTCGGGTTGTGGCACAACTTTGGTGACGTGGATGATGCTGCTGAAGCTCAAAAAATGATTCAGTTTGCATTCGATCACGGCATCACTCATTTCGATTTAGCAAATAACTATGGCACTCCTTATGGTAGCGCTGAGAGGAATTTCGGTAGAATTCTGAAAGATCAGTTATCCGCCTACAGGGATGAGATGATTATCAGCACCAAGGCCGGACACGAGATGTGGCCGGGACCGTATGGTGACTGGGGTTCAAGAAAGTATTTGATTGCCAGCCTAAATCAAAGCTTGCAAAGGCTACAACTTGACTACGTGGATATATTCTATTCGCACAGATACGACCCGAATACTCCCTTGGAAGAAACCATGGGAGCCTTGTCCGACGTGGTGAAGCAAGGCAAAGCACTTTACGTGGGTATATCAAAATATCCAACCGATAAAGCTCGTGAAGCTTATAGAATTTTGCGTGAGAACGGTACGCCTTGTCTTATTAATCAGGATAAATACAATATTTTTACCCGACATATTGAAGATAATGTGTTGCCTTTAGCTCAAGAAAATGGTGTTGGTGTTATTGCATTTTCACCCTTATCCCAAGGCATGCTAAGTGATAAATACCTTCAGGGCATTCCGGAGAATTCACGGGCAGCACACAGTTATGGATTCTTACAAAAGCAACAGTTGACACCTGAGGTTATAGAAAAGATAAAACAGCTGAATGAAATTGCTGCTTCGCGCGGGCAATCGCTGGCTCAAATGGCGCTAGCATGGTGTTTCCACAAACCGGAAATAACATCTGTCATTGTAGGTACCAGCTCGGTAAAACAACTGCAAGACAATATAGATTCGCTCAGAAATACTTCATTTACCGACGATGAATTATGGAGAATAGGCGAACTCGGTTGA
- a CDS encoding LemA family protein, with translation MKKSSIILIAIAAVLILAIFSGISTYNKLVTEREKVNSQWANVESQYQRRSDLIPNLVATVKGYATHESSTLEGVIAARAKATQVTVDAKTLTPEKLQQYQAAQGELTSALGKLIMIKESYPELKANQNFLELQAQLEGTENRISVERSRYNEIAQNYTTIIQRFPAVIFANMFGFEKKPYFEAEKGSEKAPSVKF, from the coding sequence ATGAAAAAAAGTTCAATCATTTTAATAGCAATAGCTGCAGTTTTAATACTCGCTATTTTCAGTGGCATTTCTACTTACAATAAACTAGTTACCGAAAGAGAAAAAGTCAATAGCCAATGGGCAAACGTTGAAAGTCAATACCAACGCCGGTCTGATTTAATTCCAAACCTGGTGGCAACTGTAAAAGGATATGCTACTCACGAAAGTTCTACATTGGAAGGAGTTATAGCCGCTCGAGCTAAAGCAACTCAGGTAACCGTTGATGCCAAAACATTAACCCCGGAGAAATTACAACAATATCAGGCTGCTCAGGGAGAATTAACTTCTGCATTGGGTAAACTAATCATGATAAAAGAAAGCTATCCTGAATTAAAAGCTAATCAGAATTTCCTCGAGCTGCAAGCACAGCTGGAAGGAACTGAAAACCGCATTTCGGTGGAAAGAAGCAGATACAATGAAATTGCTCAAAACTATACAACTATCATCCAACGATTCCCAGCTGTGATATTTGCGAATATGTTTGGCTTTGAAAAGAAACCATACTTCGAAGCAGAAAAAGGAAGCGAGAAAGCTCCTTCAGTAAAGTTCTAA
- a CDS encoding glycosyltransferase yields MPELYIWWIVAFSALITLFYALLIIVFSIGWRMLEKPDLLENKTSDIFISVIVPCRNEEDNIKRLISSLINQTYLHFELILVNDHSLDATRDAVLEAQVDFSTIRLIDARGFGKKNALREGIMESKGDFIVTTDADCVHPERWLEAIAAFQSRHKCDLLILPVRLVGNDSVFFDIQQLEFVSLVASGAGATGARMPILCNGANLAFSKDVWMRHKDDLHEEEQSGDDIFLLEKVKQQKGIIKFLKSEHAFAFAGAADTLGDLFRQRRRWTSKAPAYSDWQLIFTACVIFSISLVELVLFVLSAFDYKYLMLLISIFVVKYVVDSQFLYSVSAFFQLKRVWLNAFLLSIVYPFYIVAVAVSSLLLKSKQWK; encoded by the coding sequence ATGCCAGAACTCTATATATGGTGGATTGTAGCTTTTTCAGCGTTAATTACTCTTTTTTACGCTCTTCTAATCATCGTTTTTAGCATCGGTTGGAGGATGTTGGAGAAGCCGGACTTGTTGGAGAATAAAACCTCGGATATTTTTATTTCTGTGATTGTGCCTTGTAGAAATGAAGAGGACAATATCAAGAGATTAATTTCCAGCCTGATAAATCAAACGTATCTGCATTTCGAACTGATACTGGTGAATGATCACTCGCTAGATGCTACACGCGATGCTGTTTTAGAAGCTCAGGTGGATTTTTCAACTATCAGACTAATCGATGCCAGAGGTTTTGGGAAAAAGAATGCTCTTCGCGAAGGTATCATGGAGTCAAAGGGAGATTTCATTGTTACAACAGATGCTGATTGCGTTCACCCGGAGCGCTGGCTTGAGGCTATAGCTGCTTTTCAAAGCCGTCATAAATGTGATTTGTTGATTCTTCCGGTAAGACTTGTAGGCAATGATTCTGTTTTCTTTGATATTCAGCAACTGGAGTTTGTAAGTTTAGTAGCATCAGGAGCTGGTGCAACAGGAGCCAGGATGCCGATTTTATGCAACGGAGCCAATCTTGCTTTTTCAAAAGATGTATGGATGCGCCACAAGGACGATTTACACGAAGAAGAACAATCGGGTGATGATATTTTTCTGTTGGAAAAAGTAAAACAGCAGAAGGGAATAATTAAGTTTTTGAAATCGGAACATGCATTTGCCTTTGCCGGGGCAGCTGATACATTAGGCGATTTATTCAGACAACGAAGGAGATGGACTTCTAAAGCGCCTGCTTATAGCGATTGGCAACTAATTTTTACTGCTTGCGTGATTTTTTCTATCAGTCTGGTTGAATTGGTGCTGTTTGTACTATCGGCCTTTGATTACAAGTATTTGATGTTGCTTATAAGTATTTTTGTTGTCAAATACGTGGTCGATTCACAATTTTTATATTCAGTGAGTGCTTTTTTTCAGCTAAAACGTGTTTGGCTCAATGCGTTTCTGCTATCAATAGTGTATCCCTTTTACATTGTAGCTGTGGCTGTATCATCGTTGTTGCTAAAGTCAAAACAATGGAAATAG